A single region of the Anaerococcus urinomassiliensis genome encodes:
- a CDS encoding acyl carrier protein has product MKIVCDIWCEILNEDINKDDNLLERGLDSLNATKFISILNQRYAINIKLKSVFLFVTPIDFVEKCLDEIELNDDVIFEGEI; this is encoded by the coding sequence TTGAAAATAGTTTGTGATATTTGGTGCGAAATTTTAAATGAAGATATCAATAAAGACGATAACTTATTAGAAAGAGGTTTAGACAGTCTTAATGCAACAAAGTTTATCTCGATATTAAATCAAAGATATGCTATAAATATAAAACTAAAATCCGTGTTTTTATTTGTTACACCAATAGACTTTGTAGAAAAATGTTTAGACGAGATAGAATTAAATGACGATGTTATTTTTGAAGGTGAAATCTAA
- a CDS encoding alpha/beta hydrolase yields the protein MKNICTEKIVIKGAEKNITGQFEYDIKDKNSEKNIVLFIHGSGESDKDGTVYYSNRIVSKNFKIISDELLRNGVSTFRFNKNYGYQIDKIIQDAICITKYLKNRNDVGKIYIYGWSEGVRVIANIIKEVDGIDGLILQSGVAKGWNSYFQYILEELVTMELEKIDSDNDGLVNVFDFERYELNSSSVSFAISTMLLRKASNGILKFNDRIDTNSDGVININKDWKNVAKLIGDNSLNISNYVENFFLDSWNGDLEIFSKFGKPVLILHGINDGWINPVESVELAKKINKNVDIKLFPGLGHSLQKVESPLQDIGGEIDTEAIESISKWVMLQMRKDIG from the coding sequence ATGAAAAATATTTGTACCGAAAAAATTGTTATAAAGGGAGCTGAAAAAAATATAACAGGTCAATTCGAATATGATATTAAGGATAAAAATAGTGAAAAAAATATAGTCTTATTCATTCATGGCTCTGGAGAAAGCGACAAAGATGGAACAGTTTATTATTCCAACAGGATTGTTTCTAAAAATTTTAAAATAATATCGGATGAACTTTTAAGAAATGGTGTAAGTACATTTAGGTTTAACAAAAATTATGGTTATCAAATTGACAAAATAATACAGGATGCTATTTGCATTACGAAGTATTTAAAAAATAGGAATGATGTAGGTAAGATTTATATTTATGGTTGGAGTGAAGGAGTTAGAGTAATAGCTAATATTATTAAAGAGGTAGATGGGATAGATGGATTAATATTGCAATCAGGTGTTGCTAAAGGCTGGAATTCTTACTTCCAGTATATATTAGAAGAGTTAGTTACTATGGAGTTAGAAAAAATAGATAGTGATAATGATGGCTTAGTAAATGTTTTTGATTTTGAGAGATACGAATTAAACTCTTCCTCTGTTTCGTTTGCAATTAGTACAATGCTACTAAGGAAAGCGAGTAATGGGATATTAAAGTTTAACGATAGAATTGATACAAATTCAGATGGCGTAATAAACATAAATAAAGATTGGAAGAACGTTGCAAAACTAATAGGAGATAATTCGTTAAACATTTCAAATTATGTGGAAAATTTTTTTCTAGATTCATGGAATGGAGATTTAGAGATTTTTAGCAAGTTTGGCAAACCAGTACTTATATTACATGGAATTAATGATGGATGGATTAATCCTGTGGAGAGCGTCGAGCTCGCAAAGAAAATAAATAAAAATGTAGATATAAAGCTATTCCCAGGATTGGGTCATTCTTTACAAAAAGTAGAGTCTCCACTTCAAGATATCGGCGGAGAAATTGACACTGAAGCTATTGAAAGTATATCGAAGTGGGTTATGTTGCAAATGAGAAAGGATATAGGCTAA
- a CDS encoding condensation domain-containing protein → MISDVCVLKYIIYLRENNIRLYLDDKKIKYKAMDGTSNKFISDFREYIGKNKNQFIKVLKNINTGIELSPIQKSYILGMDTDCELGGTNCAYYIEYKINNIDISRLEKIINELIYENEGLRCFFVDINKYVIFDTFDKYKIKKLDNNLDYNEIRNLIFDKKYSYYDWPLFDFYVHKDSNSDDILYFIFNCIVLDAWSANNLIKEIFYRYFLDIHKKIASTNYSIYKRKESLYLDNLEMEEYHKYLSDEMKKYSIPELKYKRDFSEIRKVTFKRVCYEFTVKETKEIFSKLRLLGYTPTMYIATCYASFLAEASGEERSSIILTMNGRKNIIENENDIIGEFSNIAVLNYTKSGNFCHDLKNIRNSILEILEFIEYDGMESFKYIKQNKLGQIVSPFVLTSVIEEDTIMEGFVTENYAISKTPQVIIDHHIRLIRNSMVISWDYVEELFEKEYIETLFNNYIKFLNNMKFNIL, encoded by the coding sequence TTGATCTCAGATGTATGCGTTTTAAAATATATAATTTATTTAAGAGAAAATAATATTAGATTATATCTAGATGATAAAAAAATAAAATATAAAGCTATGGATGGAACAAGCAATAAATTTATTTCTGATTTTAGAGAATATATAGGAAAAAATAAAAACCAGTTTATAAAAGTATTAAAAAATATTAATACTGGAATAGAATTAAGTCCTATTCAAAAGTCATATATTTTGGGGATGGATACAGATTGTGAATTGGGTGGGACTAACTGTGCTTATTATATTGAGTACAAGATAAACAACATAGACATATCAAGGCTTGAAAAAATAATAAATGAATTGATTTATGAAAATGAAGGGTTAAGATGTTTTTTTGTTGATATTAACAAGTACGTAATTTTTGATACATTCGACAAATATAAAATAAAAAAACTTGATAATAATCTCGATTATAATGAAATTAGGAATCTAATTTTTGATAAGAAATATTCGTATTATGATTGGCCACTTTTTGATTTTTATGTACATAAAGATTCAAATAGCGACGATATATTGTATTTTATATTCAACTGTATAGTATTAGATGCTTGGAGTGCCAACAATCTAATCAAGGAAATATTTTATAGATATTTTTTAGATATACACAAAAAAATTGCAAGCACTAACTACAGTATTTATAAAAGAAAAGAAAGTCTATATTTAGATAATTTGGAAATGGAAGAATATCATAAGTATCTTTCGGATGAAATGAAAAAATATAGTATCCCAGAATTGAAATATAAAAGAGATTTTTCAGAAATAAGAAAAGTAACCTTTAAAAGGGTTTGCTATGAATTTACTGTAAAGGAAACTAAAGAAATATTTAGTAAACTTAGACTATTGGGATACACACCGACTATGTATATTGCGACCTGTTACGCTAGTTTTTTAGCTGAAGCTAGTGGTGAAGAAAGATCTTCAATAATATTAACTATGAATGGAAGAAAAAATATTATTGAAAATGAAAATGATATAATTGGTGAATTTTCTAATATAGCAGTTTTAAATTATACAAAAAGTGGAAATTTTTGCCATGATTTAAAAAATATTAGAAATTCTATTTTAGAAATACTAGAATTTATTGAATATGATGGAATGGAGTCATTTAAGTATATAAAACAAAACAAGCTAGGACAAATAGTATCTCCTTTTGTTTTGACTAGTGTAATAGAAGAAGATACTATTATGGAGGGATTTGTTACAGAAAACTATGCTATTAGTAAAACACCTCAAGTAATAATAGATCATCATATTAGATTAATAAGAAATTCTATGGTTATTTCTTGGGATTATGTAGAAGAGTTATTTGAAAAAGAGTATATTGAAACGCTTTTCAATAACTATATAAAATTTTTAAACAATATGAAATTTAATATTTTATAG
- a CDS encoding non-ribosomal peptide synthetase yields the protein MEPNVGKQIKLIIVKWLKDTLQKSKIGENDNLIEKGLSSMQVMQLSGVLKKEGIRISFAKLIEKPTLNSWFDLVDNSKIIKKPSKDNKKSNDGKDSFNLTDVQYSYFIGRSDDQTLGRVGCHAYIEIDGEEIDCKRLNDAWNKLQYRHPMLRARFTEDGKQEILDKPFSEEIEVFDLSNLDEKERKIRLDEIRENLSHRKLRVEMGEVAGLKLANLSQNRNKIFFDLDLLVADVMSMSILLKELGELYLGKELDNLNSYTFKDYINNLEVDSEIYKKDQEFWKEKIDSFEIERPNLPLRKDPEQIKETRFTRRKRVIEKDKWSKIKELAASYKSTPSMVLLTAYDLILERWTNQDKFFINLPLFNRDLSNENMKDMVADFTNILLVEHERKNDTSFLETLNRISKTFIDNVSHSSYSGVQVQRDISKSQGTSLNVAPVVFACNIDYPLETEISREALGKITYMVSQTPGVWLDFQSYIKDGDLVLCWDSVDELFPEKMLDDMLNSLEKQLLRLTEKENWESKFDVLSENQKLAREKELQSILPLNFPDERLYDGFIKNVKENPEKIAIIDSETKEEISYMDLYEKSLNIAGYLKENGIKKGEYVGITLPRSSKQIYAIFGILFAGAAYVAIGINQPSERRSKIYEQIGIKFVISDNKTIEDCKLDTREVSLIDLDKTIDKFLGLDKPIEVRPFDSAYIIMTSGTTGVPKGVEIMHTSAINTINDLNEKYSINSNDTLLMVSAIDFDLSVYDIFGVLGVGGTLITTNEDNYRNSDEWIRIIEKYKVSVWDSVPILFDMLVTMAEGEKKNLPLRIVMLSGDWIAKDLPGRFYKISEKENSIVVAMGGATEASIWSNYLNAPREIPKDWMSIPYGRPLKNQVYRVVDELGRICPNYVKGELLIGGVGVAKCYHGDEDLTNNKYFEEDGIRWYRTGDNGRFWNDGTIEFLGRKDTQVKIKGHRIELGEIEDAISKFDGVKKVVVDFIEKVNSKNLVAFVKIDKDSDNFNTNKCLEKIDASFIEEVEEISYEDIRTQNEKINRLVAKTIINVFKSFELDLVNNSYSIVDIYNKIKDSKRNRFIIENWINKLLSLKYLEFKNEKYSLREDEIFINEESCNNEIGNYLKDLELELIKILSGEKDPIEAFYSDSNKSYMSKFTEELLGYEESINSIINSIKAYARLNNKKNIKILEYGTRNSELTTTIFKELKEFISEYIYADSSIYFRNNLSDLENDNKFKYVCINDNLETSLDEDNFDIAIVLNSIHRSNAKKTLIEGVLKVLKVNGLIIGNELKNNNLLPIITADIINEQPFNEVRPDDFDNNDCEVLYINSEKRTECSNFITFIIANLKENKSTFEKLRSYLSHEIPSYMIPANFYKVDDIPLNKNGKVDRKKLKNKLKNKNKKEKLEINYNVKPKNELELTILKIWKDIFNNENIGVDNNYFSIGGDSLTATEIVGKISSLYNVKISVKDIFENPTIEKLSIVVGNRKKHHINSEEMKNQILMDIDNRHKPFPLTDIQFAYWIGMNGGHNLTGISTNCYFEVELKNIDIGKLEKSFNELIIKHDMMRAIILNEGQQQILPNVPYYKIQVFDLSYTEEDRILDKINTIRNEIYNKTIHYDKWPLFDVRVTKLKKGIVKLHVRFENIIFDGWSMFHVLKQWQMLYDGKLIPDIDISYRDYVLALGKLRHTKKYIEDKNYWEDRIESFPEYPKLPLINYEGNVKKVRFVRKYFYLSENKWNIFKEICKKYGFTTSSALITAYSETLKKWSSNKHFALNITRFNREQLHNDIDGVIGDFTTLNLLEIKEKCGESLYSKITDVQNQLLDDISHSLYSSIEFERKIRKKINNYIESVMPIVFTSGIGIDDSREEKWIDNLSYSISQSSQVWLDHQVFVLKGGLYLSWDYIKELFEENTIAKMFDEYKNIIDLMIQNDNWDNIYIDTLDSDEAEIEAISSNKNIKKTLYENVNIVQKNKCYDIEYKVIKSFEKILSTKCIRSNSNFFIEGGDSLKVVRLVKLLNEKFDIQLSIKTIFEKPTPSELAKFIFSIRK from the coding sequence ATGGAACCAAACGTAGGGAAACAAATTAAATTAATAATTGTAAAATGGTTAAAAGATACCTTACAAAAATCAAAAATAGGGGAAAATGATAATTTAATAGAAAAAGGCTTAAGTTCCATGCAAGTAATGCAACTTTCAGGAGTTCTTAAAAAAGAAGGAATTAGAATTTCCTTCGCAAAGCTCATTGAGAAGCCTACACTTAATTCATGGTTTGACCTAGTAGATAATTCAAAAATTATTAAGAAACCTTCAAAAGATAATAAGAAATCAAATGATGGTAAAGATTCATTCAATCTTACAGATGTTCAATATTCTTATTTTATAGGCAGAAGTGATGATCAAACTCTAGGTAGAGTGGGTTGTCATGCCTATATTGAAATAGACGGAGAAGAAATAGATTGTAAAAGATTGAATGATGCATGGAATAAACTTCAATATAGACATCCAATGCTCAGGGCAAGATTCACAGAAGATGGAAAGCAAGAAATATTAGATAAACCTTTTAGTGAAGAAATTGAAGTTTTTGACTTATCTAATTTAGATGAAAAAGAAAGAAAAATTAGATTAGATGAAATACGAGAAAATTTATCGCATAGAAAACTCAGAGTAGAAATGGGAGAAGTCGCAGGATTAAAACTTGCAAATCTGTCACAGAATAGAAATAAAATTTTCTTTGATTTAGATTTACTTGTTGCCGATGTCATGAGTATGAGTATTCTTTTAAAAGAATTAGGAGAATTGTATTTAGGAAAAGAATTAGACAATCTAAACAGTTATACTTTTAAAGACTATATAAATAATCTTGAAGTAGACTCTGAAATTTATAAAAAAGACCAAGAGTTTTGGAAAGAAAAAATAGACTCATTTGAAATAGAAAGACCTAATTTACCATTAAGAAAAGATCCTGAACAAATCAAAGAAACAAGATTTACTAGAAGAAAACGAGTTATTGAAAAAGATAAGTGGAGCAAAATAAAAGAGCTTGCAGCAAGCTATAAATCTACGCCATCAATGGTTTTATTAACTGCATATGATTTAATTCTAGAAAGATGGACTAACCAAGATAAGTTTTTTATAAACTTACCATTATTTAATAGAGATCTTTCAAACGAAAACATGAAAGATATGGTGGCAGACTTTACAAATATCTTATTAGTAGAGCATGAAAGAAAAAATGATACTTCTTTCCTAGAAACTTTGAATAGAATAAGCAAAACCTTTATAGACAATGTTAGTCATTCATCTTATAGTGGAGTACAAGTTCAAAGGGATATATCAAAATCACAGGGGACAAGCCTTAATGTAGCACCTGTAGTTTTTGCGTGCAACATAGACTATCCACTAGAAACTGAAATTTCAAGGGAAGCTTTGGGCAAAATTACATATATGGTATCACAAACTCCAGGAGTATGGTTAGATTTCCAATCTTATATAAAAGATGGAGATTTAGTATTATGCTGGGATAGTGTAGATGAACTTTTCCCTGAAAAAATGTTAGATGATATGTTAAATTCTTTAGAAAAACAACTTTTAAGACTAACAGAAAAAGAAAATTGGGAAAGCAAATTTGATGTGCTATCAGAAAATCAAAAACTAGCAAGAGAAAAAGAGCTTCAATCAATTCTTCCATTAAACTTTCCTGATGAAAGATTATATGACGGATTTATAAAAAATGTAAAAGAAAATCCAGAAAAAATTGCAATTATAGATTCAGAAACTAAAGAAGAAATATCCTATATGGACTTATATGAAAAATCCTTAAATATAGCAGGATATTTAAAGGAAAATGGAATAAAAAAGGGAGAATATGTGGGCATTACTCTCCCGAGATCAAGCAAGCAAATTTATGCTATATTTGGAATACTCTTTGCTGGAGCAGCATATGTTGCTATTGGAATAAATCAACCTAGTGAAAGGCGAAGTAAAATATACGAACAAATAGGTATAAAGTTTGTAATCAGTGATAATAAAACAATAGAAGATTGCAAACTAGATACGAGAGAAGTTTCTTTAATTGATTTAGACAAGACTATAGATAAATTCTTAGGTCTTGATAAGCCTATAGAAGTAAGACCTTTTGACTCAGCCTATATAATAATGACATCAGGTACTACAGGAGTGCCAAAGGGTGTTGAGATCATGCACACAAGTGCCATTAATACTATTAATGATTTAAATGAAAAATATTCTATTAATTCAAATGATACGTTACTTATGGTGTCAGCAATAGACTTTGACTTATCAGTATATGATATTTTTGGAGTACTTGGTGTAGGTGGAACACTAATAACAACTAATGAAGATAATTATCGTAATTCTGATGAATGGATTAGAATTATTGAAAAATATAAGGTAAGTGTGTGGGACTCTGTACCTATACTTTTTGACATGCTCGTAACTATGGCAGAGGGTGAAAAGAAAAACTTACCACTTAGAATTGTTATGTTATCGGGAGATTGGATAGCAAAAGACTTACCAGGAAGATTTTATAAGATAAGCGAAAAAGAAAATTCTATAGTTGTTGCTATGGGTGGTGCAACGGAAGCTTCAATTTGGTCAAATTATTTAAATGCACCAAGAGAAATACCAAAAGATTGGATGTCAATTCCATATGGAAGACCACTTAAAAACCAAGTCTATAGAGTAGTAGATGAATTAGGTAGAATATGCCCTAATTATGTTAAGGGAGAACTTTTAATTGGTGGGGTAGGTGTCGCTAAATGTTATCATGGAGATGAAGACCTAACTAATAATAAGTATTTTGAAGAAGATGGGATTAGGTGGTATAGAACTGGAGATAATGGAAGATTTTGGAATGATGGTACTATTGAATTTCTTGGAAGAAAAGACACTCAAGTAAAAATTAAAGGTCATAGAATTGAACTTGGGGAAATCGAAGATGCTATAAGTAAATTTGATGGTGTTAAAAAAGTAGTAGTTGATTTTATAGAAAAAGTAAACAGCAAAAATCTAGTAGCCTTTGTAAAAATTGACAAGGATTCTGATAACTTTAATACTAATAAATGTTTAGAAAAAATAGACGCTTCTTTTATTGAGGAAGTGGAAGAAATCTCTTATGAGGATATAAGGACACAAAATGAAAAAATAAATAGGCTGGTCGCCAAAACTATTATAAATGTCTTTAAAAGCTTTGAACTTGATTTAGTAAATAATAGCTACTCAATTGTTGATATTTATAATAAAATTAAGGATTCAAAAAGAAATAGATTTATAATTGAAAATTGGATAAATAAACTTTTATCTTTAAAATATTTAGAATTTAAGAATGAAAAATATTCATTAAGAGAAGATGAGATTTTCATAAATGAAGAAAGTTGCAATAATGAAATAGGCAATTATTTAAAGGATTTAGAATTGGAGCTTATAAAGATTTTGTCGGGAGAAAAAGATCCTATAGAAGCCTTTTATTCAGATTCAAATAAATCCTATATGTCAAAATTTACAGAAGAACTTTTAGGCTATGAAGAATCAATTAATAGCATTATAAATTCAATAAAGGCTTATGCAAGATTAAATAATAAAAAAAATATAAAAATCTTAGAATATGGAACTAGAAATAGTGAACTTACTACTACTATTTTTAAAGAGCTTAAAGAGTTTATTAGTGAGTATATTTATGCTGATAGTTCTATCTACTTTAGAAATAATCTATCTGATTTGGAGAATGATAATAAATTTAAATATGTTTGTATAAATGATAACTTAGAAACTTCTTTAGATGAAGATAATTTTGATATTGCTATAGTTTTAAACTCGATTCACAGAAGTAATGCCAAAAAGACTCTTATAGAAGGAGTACTAAAAGTGTTGAAAGTTAATGGACTTATTATTGGTAATGAATTAAAAAATAATAACCTACTGCCTATTATTACAGCAGATATAATAAATGAGCAGCCATTTAACGAAGTAAGACCAGATGATTTTGACAATAATGATTGTGAAGTCCTCTATATAAACAGTGAAAAAAGGACAGAATGCTCTAATTTTATAACTTTTATAATAGCTAACTTAAAAGAAAACAAGTCTACCTTTGAAAAATTAAGAAGTTATTTATCACATGAAATACCAAGCTATATGATTCCTGCAAATTTCTATAAAGTAGATGACATTCCATTAAATAAAAATGGAAAAGTTGATAGGAAGAAATTGAAAAATAAGTTAAAGAATAAAAATAAAAAAGAAAAATTAGAAATTAATTATAATGTAAAACCTAAAAATGAATTGGAGCTTACTATACTAAAAATATGGAAGGATATTTTTAATAACGAAAATATAGGTGTAGACAATAATTATTTTTCTATTGGTGGAGATTCTCTAACGGCGACTGAGATAGTTGGAAAGATTAGCAGTTTGTATAATGTTAAGATTTCAGTAAAAGATATTTTTGAGAATCCGACGATAGAAAAACTATCTATTGTAGTAGGAAATAGGAAAAAACATCATATCAATAGTGAAGAAATGAAGAATCAGATTTTAATGGATATAGATAATAGGCATAAGCCTTTTCCTCTGACTGACATACAATTTGCCTATTGGATAGGAATGAATGGGGGACATAATTTAACCGGTATATCTACTAATTGTTATTTTGAAGTAGAGTTGAAAAATATAGATATCGGAAAATTAGAAAAGTCTTTTAATGAATTAATAATAAAACATGATATGATGAGGGCTATAATATTGAATGAAGGACAGCAACAAATACTGCCTAACGTTCCATATTATAAAATTCAAGTTTTTGATTTAAGTTATACTGAAGAAGATAGAATTTTGGATAAAATCAATACAATCAGAAACGAAATTTATAATAAAACAATACATTACGATAAATGGCCTTTATTTGATGTTAGGGTGACTAAGCTAAAAAAAGGCATTGTCAAACTACATGTTAGGTTTGAAAACATAATATTTGATGGCTGGAGTATGTTTCATGTGCTAAAACAATGGCAAATGTTGTATGATGGAAAGTTGATTCCGGATATTGATATAAGCTATAGAGATTATGTTTTAGCCTTAGGAAAGCTGAGACATACAAAAAAATATATAGAAGATAAGAATTATTGGGAAGATAGAATTGAAAGCTTTCCAGAATATCCTAAACTACCATTAATAAATTATGAAGGAAACGTTAAAAAAGTAAGATTTGTAAGAAAATATTTTTATTTATCTGAAAATAAATGGAATATTTTTAAGGAGATTTGTAAAAAATATGGATTCACTACCAGTTCTGCACTTATTACTGCATATAGTGAAACACTTAAGAAATGGTCAAGTAACAAACATTTTGCATTAAATATTACGAGGTTCAATAGAGAGCAACTTCATAATGATATAGATGGGGTGATAGGTGACTTTACAACTTTAAACTTATTGGAAATTAAAGAAAAGTGTGGAGAAAGTTTATATTCTAAAATCACTGATGTTCAGAATCAGTTACTAGATGATATCTCTCATTCGTTATATAGTTCAATTGAATTTGAAAGAAAAATAAGAAAAAAAATCAATAATTATATCGAATCAGTAATGCCAATTGTATTCACTAGTGGAATTGGCATTGATGACAGTAGAGAAGAAAAGTGGATTGATAACCTAAGTTATAGTATTTCTCAATCATCTCAAGTTTGGTTAGATCATCAAGTGTTTGTTTTAAAAGGAGGATTATATTTATCTTGGGATTATATAAAAGAATTATTTGAAGAAAATACTATTGCAAAAATGTTTGATGAATATAAAAATATTATTGATTTAATGATTCAAAACGATAATTGGGATAATATTTATATCGATACTTTGGATTCAGATGAAGCTGAGATAGAAGCAATATCTTCTAATAAAAATATAAAGAAGACTCTATATGAAAATGTTAATATTGTACAAAAAAACAAATGCTATGACATAGAATATAAGGTAATAAAATCATTTGAAAAAATTTTATCAACAAAATGCATTAGGAGTAATAGTAACTTTTTTATTGAAGGAGGAGATTCTCTTAAAGTTGTTAGATTAGTTAAGCTATTAAATGAAAAATTTGATATTCAACTTAGCATCAAAACTATTTTTGAGAAACCTACTCCTAGTGAACTTGCTAAATTTATTTTTTCTATAAGAAAATAG
- a CDS encoding (2,3-dihydroxybenzoyl)adenylate synthase: MNIELKEKLEKIYDEQVWPHMTLGEFIEDCAKKYGDKIALVDGDVELSYQELNRKACQYANGLLKAGFKKGDRIVLQLPNCHEFVIILFAMFKIGLIPVLSLPAHRKNEIKGILEKSGAKAYISKGKYLGFSYVDMIREVREELNIDFKVYILGDNQGYKNFYNLNDKDYIYQHIDVDYKEIGLLLLSGGTTGIPKLIPRRHCDYIYVAKETAKRCKMDQDSIYLASLPIAHNFPLCCPGILGTFFIGGKVVLCPVTSPDEILPLIEEEEVTITGLVPAMANICIDFIKVDDYDISSLKVLQVGGSVLEEKLAEKIEREFGCKLQQIFGIAEGLIMTTSLDDDSKTIFTTQGKPISEFDELLIVDEDGEEVKDEDYGELIVRGSYTIYGYYKLPEVNKRCIDKDLYFKTGDKVRKLKDGNYQVVGRISETINRAGEKITPSEIEDILLSNENIEDVQVVGIPDPLLGEKIGIFILKNEKEELSLEDVRKFLVNNNVAEFKLPDDIKYIDSWPLTALGKIDRKKLKLID; the protein is encoded by the coding sequence ATGAACATTGAATTAAAAGAAAAATTAGAAAAAATTTATGATGAACAAGTATGGCCGCATATGACCTTAGGAGAATTTATTGAAGATTGTGCTAAAAAATATGGGGATAAAATTGCCTTAGTAGATGGAGATGTTGAACTTTCATATCAAGAATTAAATAGAAAAGCTTGCCAATATGCCAATGGTTTATTGAAAGCTGGATTTAAAAAGGGAGATAGAATCGTTCTTCAACTTCCTAATTGCCATGAATTTGTTATTATCCTTTTTGCCATGTTTAAGATTGGTTTGATTCCTGTATTATCCCTTCCAGCTCACAGGAAAAATGAAATAAAGGGAATATTAGAAAAATCAGGAGCAAAAGCATATATATCTAAGGGTAAATATCTTGGATTTTCATATGTGGATATGATTAGAGAAGTAAGAGAAGAATTAAACATAGATTTTAAAGTTTATATTCTTGGGGATAATCAAGGATATAAAAATTTTTACAATCTCAATGATAAAGATTATATATATCAACATATAGATGTTGACTATAAAGAAATAGGATTATTACTTTTATCGGGTGGTACCACTGGGATACCAAAATTGATACCAAGGAGACACTGCGATTATATCTATGTAGCAAAAGAAACTGCAAAGAGATGTAAAATGGATCAAGACAGTATTTATCTAGCCTCTCTTCCTATTGCTCACAACTTTCCTTTATGTTGCCCAGGGATATTAGGAACATTTTTTATAGGCGGCAAAGTTGTTTTATGCCCAGTAACAAGCCCAGATGAAATCTTGCCTTTAATTGAGGAAGAGGAGGTTACGATAACGGGATTAGTTCCTGCTATGGCAAATATATGTATAGATTTTATAAAGGTAGATGATTATGATATATCTTCATTAAAGGTTCTTCAAGTTGGAGGTTCGGTTTTAGAAGAAAAGCTTGCAGAAAAAATAGAAAGAGAATTTGGGTGCAAATTACAACAAATTTTCGGAATAGCTGAAGGTCTGATTATGACAACTTCTTTAGATGATGATAGTAAAACTATATTTACAACTCAAGGTAAACCTATAAGTGAGTTTGATGAATTGTTAATAGTTGATGAAGATGGAGAAGAAGTCAAAGATGAAGATTACGGAGAACTTATAGTTAGAGGCTCTTATACAATTTATGGCTATTATAAGCTCCCAGAAGTAAATAAAAGATGTATAGACAAAGATTTATATTTCAAAACTGGAGATAAGGTAAGGAAACTAAAAGATGGGAATTATCAGGTAGTTGGAAGAATTTCAGAAACAATAAATAGGGCTGGAGAAAAGATAACTCCATCTGAAATTGAAGATATTTTACTATCAAATGAAAATATAGAAGATGTTCAAGTTGTGGGGATACCAGATCCACTTTTAGGTGAGAAGATAGGGATATTCATATTAAAAAATGAAAAGGAAGAACTTTCTTTAGAGGACGTTAGGAAATTTTTAGTTAATAATAATGTAGCTGAATTTAAATTACCAGATGATATAAAATATATTGATTCATGGCCGTTGACAGCATTAGGAAAAATTGATAGAAAAAAATTAAAATTAATAGATTGA